In Bombus huntii isolate Logan2020A chromosome 11, iyBomHunt1.1, whole genome shotgun sequence, the sequence TGTTGATCAGTTACCCCTTTTTGACAAAAATGCAGTAGTTAATGCACCAAAATTGTCAGTTTATGACTCTCTGGATGAAAGTGTAATTCAGAGCTATTTGGAATTTTCTCTAGcttctctattattttattctatgaAAGAAGGTGCCTGTAGTGAACAGTCAAGTCGTATGACTGCTATGGATAATGCTAGCAAAAATGCAGGGGAGATGATAGATAAATTAACTCTGACATTCAATCGTACTCGGCAAGCTGTAATTACTAGAGAATTAATTGAAATCATTTCTGGTGCTGCTGCTTTggattaaagaaatatataatgtgcattaaaaaGGGAAAACATCATAGTGTTGGGAAGTAGGTCACAAACGTATTGTCAATTGACATTTGAATGTGTCGTTTTCTGAAAAGCAAATTTCAATCTCTCGAAATTGCTAAAAATgatcatttaaaaatataatgtttataACCCAACATGAAAATAAACTGTTAAAAACTGTTCGCTGAAATACTTTATTTGTTACAATTAAAACTGCCAAATAAACTAgatgattttattaatttttgtatttattaacGCAATAAATTATGTCttatctataaataaattatatctatgcTAATAATACATATTAGAATTATTAGATATTTATGTATGTAATAGTATGcaatttattatcattattgcTATTTATTGTTAAGTCATTTCTTTGtatattctataaaaaatttactttaataatttaagtatatgaaattttttttgcattttataGGCTGTGATCAAAAAAGAATTACCTATAATATCTAtaaacttttaatttaaatataaaattaaaataaaaaaataaagaaaaatttcgttGAAAATCCATTATACCATCAATTTTTGTACTGATAACtaagtaaaatattatttatattaatatttctgaaGTAGTTGTGTGATTCGttttattaattcataaattatactaaaaatatttcctaAATTTAAGCGAAACATAATGTATTAAGGAACAccagttttatattttataatttgagGAACACCAGAGTTATTCCACGTTTTCCTGCTATCTGTAAATGTAACCTCAAtgtcataacaaatattaaataatggAAGGAAGTCGAAAATCTCGTGTTATTCTTGAAGAACATGGTATACCTAATGTGAGGCTCTAcaatgtacatatgtatatatatatttgtgatAATTCAAATTagcaattattaataataattttatcttttaggCTTCTGAATATACTAATTATCAACCACAACAAGATTGGAACTTgcataattttaaaaaagtattttttatcctgaataaaaaatatattatttctaatatttataaaattattacatactatactgatttatatttttaggaATTCAAAATACAAGTGATAAGAGAGTCTGAAGATGAACGAGAGTTAGAGTTTGATTTAATAGGTTATCCTGTTGGATTTGCTAACGCATTTCGTAGAGTCCTTTTAAGTGAAGTACCAACCATGGCTATAGAAAAGGTTTACATTGTAAATAACACAAGTTTAATTCAAGATGAAGTTTTAGCTCACAGgtagttatttatatttaaaatgtatattattttttcattcaaaaacaataaatttatatatatgtatgttcaTATTAAAGATTAGGTTTAGTACCACTTCAAGCTGATCCAAGATTATTTGAGTATCCTTCATCCACTATTAAAGATGAAGATGAAGTTAGTGATCAAGATACTCTAAGATATGAACTTAAAGTATCATGTACTTGGAATCCCCAAGCACCTAAAGATTCTCGAAGAACAAATGATATGTATAGAAATAGCAATggtacataaatatttaatatagttaaaaaaaagttatacaaatgtaagaagaaaaataattttgtttttagtgTATAGTAAAGATATTAAATGGGTTCCCATTGGTCGTCAAGCAGAACTTTATCCTCGAGGAGCAGAGCAATTAGGTGTTCTAGAagatgatattttaatatgtaaaatgCGCCCTGGTCAAGAAATTCATGTTTTTATGCATGCAGTGAAAGGAATTGGGAAAGACCATGCTAAATTTTCTCCTGTAGGTAGGTTGAATATTAGCATTTAaatcattaaattttataatattaatataactgaatttattttaataagttTTACTTGTAATActttcgaaattattttttatttagctACTGCATCATATAGACTATTACCAGATATACAACTAGTAAAACCTGTCAGAGGAGAAATGGCGGATCGTTTGAAAAGTTGCTTTAGTATTGGTGTTATAGAAGTAATTGAAACTAAACCAGGTGATCCAGAATCACGCGAAGCAAAGGTTAAAAATCCTCGCTATGATAGCTGTTCTAGAAATGTGTTTCAACATGAAGACCTCAAAGGATATGTACGGTTAAGTAGAGTACGAAATCATATTATTTGTAAgtttaaatactttatttaaaaaatttgtcatTTAAAGATTATGCACATGTtgatatattaattatgtatatctTTCTTCCTATAGTTACCATTGAATCAGTGGGAACATTACCACCATCTGTATTATTTGTAGAAGCAACTAAGATACTTAAGGGAAAGTGTAAAATGTTCTTGGAAGAACTGgaaaacattgaaaaataGCTAGAAGTATTAAGATGTTAGTAATGacaatcaaaaatattttaactttttgaCTTTActtaattcattaaaatttacttttataaaaaatgtaatgtacaatatatttaataaaaaatataaaaaaaatattgtaaatactATATGTAAGATCTATGAATATcttgatattattatacaaattagtTCCAATTATtgattttcttcaatttttatgattataaaaattgtatatatataaacatatatttgTGATAgttttgattttaaaagcaTCATATGTTGAATTCAAATTATGCAGGCATGATAATTTTCTCCAATGATTCATTGATATTTGAGGTTATTTGTTGACTCTGGTTTACCACtgttaataatacatatatatatatatatataatttgtgAATAGAACATATTATTTCAAAAGttataaataatcaaaatttaattttctatttatgggaattaatttactaataataaatgtaaaagtaAAGAATcatgtatacgtatgtatatatatccaTTATTTAGTGGACTTataaaaagaattgaaaataatcttAAGAATGTGATTAGTAAGTTATATATTGATCGAATTTTATCTTATCTATATTAAGTGTGtcgttttatattatgatAAAATGAAACTCGGTTGGAATGTAGGCAGTACGGAATATTGTTAATTCACTTCCATGTTTATTGCGATGTGACAGCACAGATTTCTTGTCTGGTTTAAAATTGTTATATCACGAGTAAGATTTATTCTGTACCATCGTTCTAGTTTCTACCTTTAAAATTGCGGATAATGGGACTAGGAATTTTTCGATGGAAGATATTATTGATTGCTATATCTGTTTTACTTCTTTGGCAATCCTCGAAAGTATGGTTGAATCTAACTCAAGAGAAATATGGCATAGAAGGTAAAAATCCATATATCTACGAGCAAATGTCATGCGAAAtggaataatttaatatttcaagattATATTTGTTTCTGATTTGTATATTAGAATTAttcgttatttctttaatacttttatttaaaattaactgATTTAATAACTTTTCCAATTataagaatattgtataaaaatgcattttttttacattaaatagatagatagataataTCTTTATTGCTTTTCTTATGGATTCTGCTTTTTTGGTTTGTTTTGATGACAATCCCTATCTTCTActcattattatattacatatcgcatatttacattaaataagtaaaaaatataaatgtgcAAAAATTTGTAGTAAGCCCAAAatcagaaattttattaaaatttgtatttttgttttctaAATGTAGAAATTATCTGTTATATCAACACAAAATATtagataaaatttttatttttgtgtcAATGgcttaaataaaaattttaatttactatTATGTAACTTTCTCGATTTTCTTGGGTATCTGCTAAGTTTTCTATAGCACAGCTTCAGGACAACCAGCTAACAAATGACGAGAGTAAGCAAAAGGTTCACATAACTGTGTATTACGAAGCACTATGTCCAGATTCACGCAACTTTTTCATAAAACAATTATTGCCAATGTACCACAAAATTCCAAATAATGTACAGTTGGAATTTATACCATATGGGAAAGCTACGGTAGGATACTttataaagagaaaaaatgatttaaaaacAGTATGTTTCCTCAATACGTTCACAATGTAAcatattaattttgattttcaTGTATGTGTTTATTATTCTACAGATATTAATACAGTAGAGATAATATAcatagtaaaatatttttatcctGTTATACTGTACAATCCCTTTTTTAAATACGTATCAACGTTActttttacattataacgtatgtaTAATAAGATATGTTTCCATAAAGAACAACatgaaacaatataaaattaaaacaatgACTAATTATTGGTAAACTAAAGTATTATCTTATTTTTGACTTTAGTAACAATCAACATTAGATTACTAGAAAATATCTTACTtatcttaatatttaatatttaattattttttggttggaaatatttgattaatctagagataaatgaaaataagtaTGAACTTTTAAAGTCTAAGCTTATTTgagtttacaaaattcttacAGACTGTGAAAACAGAAAATGGGTATGAATTTATGTGCCAACATGGACCCATTGAATGTGGAGCAAATATCATTCATGCATGTTCCATAGATATCCTGAAGAATACCTCCATTCAGTTAGAGTATCTATCTTGTATGATTAAAAATAACATAGTGCCAGTAAATATCATGGAAATTTGTGCAAAAAAAATGAACATAGATTATAATCCTATCTTTAAGTGCTTTATTGGAGATAAGGGCAAAGAACTTTTGGCTAAATATGGGGAATTAACAAATGCTTTAACACCACAAATTTCCTTCATACCAACTGTTGTATTAAATGAGGTAAGTTTTTTAAGTcaagaaattttaaaacacaaaataatatattcagatcaatgtaaattattaaaaatttttgttcctatatatattataataaatatggaTTTACAGAATTCTGAGAATCAGGCAaggatattaaaaaatttactaCATGAAGTGTGCCTACAATTTAAAATTATGCCAGAAGGTTGTATATTATAAAGATACATCAAGTATTTATAAAACATACTTCCCTGATAGATTTGCatgaaatacaatattttttacataaatttttatgtatctAATGAATGTTAAGATCTAAACGAAAAATGCcttccaattttttattaagaataagaaatgaaattaaaaatgtaaaaattcaattaagtGAATCAAAGAAGGGCATATATTAGGTAtaagtacatatataatactttgtagaactatttaaaaaaattttttaattttatttattttaagataTTGAAATTTCCGTATTGTTACTATCTGGTATGTAACATATAGTAGCATTATTgtttgaaaattccaaattaaAAGATCTAGGTCATTAGTCCCTAAATTACACTTATTTTATGACTGATAGtaaactaaaatatttatgttgtattatttctattaatgatatatatatatatatatatatatatatatatatatatatatatatatatatatatatttcaaatttgttcATGAtgttcaatattattttaacttaaaattgtttgtcattatataaaatgttaatattagTAATACTTGATTGCTCGGTTATAATGCATTTTACGTTTggatttataaataaattgaataaattaaGATTTACATATAATAGAGTGGTGATATACTTAAAAAAATCTGTTTTGGTAAACTAAAAAACCTGCTATtctcacattaaaagaaacaaGAGTTAATCAGTACTTTAATGTATGGGAACAATTTATTAACTTAATATCAACACTTTATACAAACTGTGTCGCTTCGTCATGCACGATAAGTGAAGTATGCCTTTGATATGGCGGAAAATATCTCacataaaatagaaattatgaatGTACAATCTCAAATACAGGAGAAAAAAACATATagcgaatattttttctttagcCGAAtgaataaatacatttattggaattatttttcaaagataaacatcaaaaataaataacttcTTATTCACGTCACGACGGAGTTTCATAAATATcgcattttaatattttatatagtttcGGACAAAAGATTGAGAACAAGAGTGACTGAAGTAGAATCTCCACTATTTTATTTGCGAGGAATAAATGTTTCGGGAAACGATCCTTGAAGAAAACGAGAATATGATTCTGTAATAGATCTCAAGCTTTAGTTATTCTTGAGATACAATACTGActtgctttttcttttcatttttaaaacttAATATCGTTCTTAGCGCCCGCTGTAAAGaactttcataaaattatagttTAGACTATGTATAACTTGCGACacgaatataaaattaatattaaatattggaaTATATTCTTTTAACTTAGACTTAAACACTAACCGTCAATGATCGATGAAACGAGCAATAACTTGTTTAAGCATTTAAATAGGGATGTTCTTTGAATAACTTCTATATCACCATTTACAAAAGGACTTTGTCGTGAttcctctttccttttctttttttgcatCTTTACAAAGTGAGAACATTTTCGCCGTAAATCACTAAATTTTAACTTTATGTTCACAATAACGATAACAACTATCAGAACGACCGCAAGTGAAGTAAAATAGTTTTAAGAGCTCTCCTTTTGCGATTCGTATGCCTTAATATCTCTATAAAAGGCTTCCGAATCGATGAAACTTCGTAGATATGTTAACGCGAATCTTGACAGTGAATTATACACATACATTTTGTCGGCAAACTATTACTAGATGCCATTGAAAATGACGATGAAGATAAAAATGGCTGAAACGAGAGGTCCATTGGTTAATGAAGGAAACGAATTGAGTAGTTGTGACCTAAAAATGAGGGTACATTTATTTTGTCTTTTTATGATCAATGCGATCTAGGTCACCAGAAATACAAGTACTTCTCATTTTGTTCACttcaatattaaataataaaggaCTGTGGAggaattatttcttcttttcttccttttttcttcgtaaattagtttttatatatatatacatatacacatatatgtgtatatatgtgtgcatatatacatatatatgtatatataatatatattacatatatattaatgaCTGAATCACCGACACGCATGTGTTTCCACTTTTCGGTGATCGTTCTTTTCTCTTAGTACTTAACATTATCATACGAATCTCACAAAACCACACCAGTTTCTCCTGCTTATCTTGCGAGACTGGCACGCACCCCTGGGCGAAGGAAAATATAATGCACCAATCACTGTTGTGACTTGACTTCTTTTTTAATCCCTCATCCCTATCTCTGTGTgctttcatttatatttcaacAAAAGTGGTGTCGACGTTGTGTAACGCGCACGCGTTTTAAGGCTTTCTCAGTGGAGATAAGATACAAACGGGAGATTATAATGAAATTGGATACAGAACGCACTTGGTGAAATATGTCTTACATGTTTTGTTGTGTACGCGTTTGTGTGTctgtgtatatatgtgtacatGTATAATACGTGTCATGTATTATATAGGTTTTTTCAAAGGCTTAACAAAGCTGAAAAAGCATAGAGACGTTTCACCAGAAATATCAATACTTTGATATAACCCGATTCCATAGATCTCATAAACGTGGTCCAAGATAGCATTACGCGCATCTCTGAACTTCTCGAGGATACTCcgtattttttttaatcctCCTAATACTTTTTCTTTGATACTATTTCTCAGCTATTAAAGGAATTAAATTATCCATTATGGCGTAGTAACAAATTCAGTATGTACGGAATCATCGATAAACCAAAGGTCGAAGACATTATATTTCGAACTCTGGAAAACGATGTCCAATCCGAATTTTCTTTGGCAAAGTAAAACAAACGCTTAACATGTACGTTACTGATAAAACTTTTCGCTACAACAAATGCTGTATCGATGACACAAGCACGTTCTTCTTGATCGAGAAACAAGTAGAATAAATTTCCAACTTATCTCGATCAATAAACGAACCTACACAATGCGCTATAATAGCCTTAgatttttcccttcttttaATACTTTTCCTCTCTTCTGTCTACTGATTAATAATCTTTTTTCAATACATTGAAAAGTAGAATTTACAAGGAAAACTTGCATGTGAAAGTCTTCAAAGATACGTGCAGAGAAGAAATAGGAAAAGGCCaaaaagagaggaaagtaGGGAAACACTATTTACTTTTATCATCAACAAACATGCGCGTCtgtttttttatacatatatatatctaacatttt encodes:
- the LOC126871450 gene encoding DNA-directed RNA polymerases I and III subunit RPAC1 isoform X2 translates to MEGSRKSRVILEEHGIPNASEYTNYQPQQDWNLHNFKKEFKIQVIRESEDERELEFDLIGYPVGFANAFRRVLLSEVPTMAIEKVYIVNNTSLIQDEVLAHRLGLVPLQADPRLFEYPSSTIKDEDEVSDQDTLRYELKVSCTWNPQAPKDSRRTNDMYRNSNVYSKDIKWVPIGRQAELYPRGAEQLGVLEDDILICKMRPGQEIHVFMHAVKGIGKDHAKFSPVATASYRLLPDIQLVKPVRGEMADRLKSCFSIGVIEVIETKPGDPESREAKVKNPRYDSCSRNVFQHEDLKGYVRLSRVRNHIIFTIESVGTLPPSVLFVEATKILKGKCKMFLEELENIEK
- the LOC126871450 gene encoding DNA-directed RNA polymerases I and III subunit RPAC1 isoform X1, with product MEGSRKSRVILEEHGIPNVRLYNASEYTNYQPQQDWNLHNFKKEFKIQVIRESEDERELEFDLIGYPVGFANAFRRVLLSEVPTMAIEKVYIVNNTSLIQDEVLAHRLGLVPLQADPRLFEYPSSTIKDEDEVSDQDTLRYELKVSCTWNPQAPKDSRRTNDMYRNSNVYSKDIKWVPIGRQAELYPRGAEQLGVLEDDILICKMRPGQEIHVFMHAVKGIGKDHAKFSPVATASYRLLPDIQLVKPVRGEMADRLKSCFSIGVIEVIETKPGDPESREAKVKNPRYDSCSRNVFQHEDLKGYVRLSRVRNHIIFTIESVGTLPPSVLFVEATKILKGKCKMFLEELENIEK
- the LOC126871459 gene encoding GILT-like protein 1 isoform X3, encoding MGLGIFRWKILLIAISVLLLWQSSKVWLNLTQEKYGIEAQLQDNQLTNDESKQKVHITVYYEALCPDSRNFFIKQLLPMYHKIPNNVQLEFIPYGKATVGYFIKRKNDLKTTVKTENGYEFMCQHGPIECGANIIHACSIDILKNTSIQLEYLSCMIKNNIVPVNIMEICAKKMNIDYNPIFKCFIGDKGKELLAKYGELTNALTPQISFIPTVVLNENSENQARILKNLLHEVCLQFKIMPEGCIL
- the LOC126871459 gene encoding GILT-like protein 1 isoform X4, with product MGLGIFRWKILLIAISVLLLWQSSKVWLNLTQEKYGIEAQLQDNQLTNDESKQKVHITVYYEALCPDSRNFFIKQLLPMYHKIPNNVQLEFIPYGKATTVKTENGYEFMCQHGPIECGANIIHACSIDILKNTSIQLEYLSCMIKNNIVPVNIMEICAKKMNIDYNPIFKCFIGDKGKELLAKYGELTNALTPQISFIPTVVLNENSENQARILKNLLHEVCLQFKIMPEGCIL
- the LOC126871459 gene encoding GILT-like protein 1 isoform X2, which produces MGLGIFRWKILLIAISVLLLWQSSKVWLNLTQEKYGIEAQLQDNQLTNDESKQKVHITVYYEALCPDSRNFFIKQLLPMYHKIPNNVQLEFIPYGKATTVKTENGYEFMCQHGPIECGANIIHACSIDILKNTSIQLEYLSCMIKNNIVPVNIMEICAKKMNIDYNPIFKCFIGDKGKELLAKYGELTNALTPQISFIPTVVLNEVSFLSQEILKHKIIYSDQCKLLKIFVPIYIIINMDLQNSENQARILKNLLHEVCLQFKIMPEGCIL
- the LOC126871459 gene encoding GILT-like protein 1 isoform X1, which gives rise to MGLGIFRWKILLIAISVLLLWQSSKVWLNLTQEKYGIEAQLQDNQLTNDESKQKVHITVYYEALCPDSRNFFIKQLLPMYHKIPNNVQLEFIPYGKATVGYFIKRKNDLKTTVKTENGYEFMCQHGPIECGANIIHACSIDILKNTSIQLEYLSCMIKNNIVPVNIMEICAKKMNIDYNPIFKCFIGDKGKELLAKYGELTNALTPQISFIPTVVLNEVSFLSQEILKHKIIYSDQCKLLKIFVPIYIIINMDLQNSENQARILKNLLHEVCLQFKIMPEGCIL
- the LOC126871459 gene encoding GILT-like protein 1 isoform X5, whose product is MYHKIPNNVQLEFIPYGKATVGYFIKRKNDLKTTVKTENGYEFMCQHGPIECGANIIHACSIDILKNTSIQLEYLSCMIKNNIVPVNIMEICAKKMNIDYNPIFKCFIGDKGKELLAKYGELTNALTPQISFIPTVVLNEVSFLSQEILKHKIIYSDQCKLLKIFVPIYIIINMDLQNSENQARILKNLLHEVCLQFKIMPEGCIL